In one Nocardioides sp. NBC_00368 genomic region, the following are encoded:
- a CDS encoding CDP-alcohol phosphatidyltransferase family protein — protein MAATGAERAPGGFRTHLQALGQAQKPSLNTAAYSRLVNRPAGRVVAAAAHTIGATPNQVTAVSATFSAAGLAMLALVEPRWWTGVVVAVLLAAGYVLDSSDGQLARLRGGGSRSGEWLDHTIDCFKTAGLHLAVLVSCYRFGPRADGWLLVPLGFEVVAVVTYFGLILMPTLRPASSGSPSAAVHENPLRKWALLPMDYGAQCWMFVLLGFGMLFWWTYTLVFVCNAAALAVALRKWWRELRALDSPSQVTR, from the coding sequence ATGGCCGCGACCGGCGCCGAACGCGCCCCCGGCGGGTTCCGTACGCACCTGCAGGCGCTGGGGCAGGCGCAGAAGCCTTCGCTCAACACGGCGGCCTACTCACGGCTCGTGAACCGGCCCGCCGGCCGGGTCGTCGCCGCGGCCGCACACACGATCGGTGCGACGCCCAACCAGGTGACGGCAGTGAGCGCGACGTTCTCGGCCGCCGGGCTCGCGATGCTCGCGCTGGTCGAGCCTCGCTGGTGGACCGGGGTCGTGGTCGCGGTGCTGCTGGCCGCGGGCTACGTGCTCGACTCGTCCGACGGCCAGCTCGCCCGGCTCCGGGGTGGCGGGTCACGCTCGGGCGAGTGGCTCGACCACACCATCGACTGCTTCAAGACGGCCGGCCTGCATCTGGCGGTGCTCGTCTCCTGCTATCGCTTCGGTCCGCGTGCCGACGGGTGGCTGCTGGTGCCGCTGGGGTTCGAGGTGGTCGCCGTGGTGACCTACTTCGGGCTGATCCTGATGCCGACGCTGCGTCCGGCTTCGTCCGGGTCGCCGTCAGCAGCGGTGCACGAGAACCCGCTGCGCAAGTGGGCGCTGCTGCCGATGGACTACGGCGCGCAGTGCTGGATGTTCGTGCTGCTCGGCTTCGGGATGCTCTTCTGGTGGACCTACACGCTGGTCTTCGTCTGCAACGCCGCCGCGCTGGCCGTCGCGCTGCGCAAGTGGTGGCGCGAGCTGCGGGCGCTGGACAGCCCCTCCCAGGTGACCCGATGA
- a CDS encoding lipopolysaccharide biosynthesis protein: protein MSLGRSAARGGMVVLGGQGVRILVQVASVAVLSRLLSPRDYGLVAMVLAVIAVAEIFRDLGLSTAAVQAKVLTREQQTNLWWLNTGLGVGLALLAVAAAPLVAALYDEPALTSLTAALAGIFVLNGMAAQYRADLTRRMLFARLAAATTLAPLLALGIAAYAAANGAGYWALVVQQLVQGAVALVAVGAFAGWLPGRPRRGVEMGGFLRFGWSLAGTQLINYAASNIDSVLIGTRLGADQLGSYNRAWQLLMNPLVQLRGPTTTVALPVLSRIRDNPALTQRFVQRGQVALGYSLGAGLGLLAGAAAPVCALFLGPGWDVAGVFALLACAGLFQTLAYVGYWVYLAHGLTTELRHYTLVASVLKVVCVLVGVRYGITGVAVGYATAHLLEWPLSLWWISRRTRLRVGPLYLGAARILLVAGAVAGAAYATAQALHAQHPGVTVPACVVAGAAAYALLLLVPPIRRDVMSLVVTVRGALGGRFSRG, encoded by the coding sequence TTGAGCCTGGGTAGGAGCGCCGCCCGAGGGGGGATGGTGGTGCTCGGCGGCCAGGGCGTACGCATCCTGGTCCAGGTCGCCTCCGTCGCGGTGCTGTCCCGGCTGCTCAGTCCGCGCGACTACGGCCTGGTCGCGATGGTCCTGGCGGTCATCGCGGTCGCCGAGATCTTCCGCGACCTCGGGCTCTCGACCGCCGCGGTCCAGGCCAAGGTGCTGACCCGCGAGCAGCAGACGAACCTGTGGTGGCTCAACACCGGCCTCGGCGTCGGCCTCGCGCTCCTGGCCGTCGCGGCCGCCCCGCTGGTCGCGGCCCTCTACGACGAGCCGGCACTGACATCCCTGACCGCCGCCCTGGCGGGCATCTTCGTCCTCAACGGCATGGCCGCGCAGTACCGTGCCGACCTCACCCGCCGGATGCTCTTCGCCAGGCTCGCCGCCGCGACCACGCTGGCGCCGCTGCTGGCCCTCGGGATCGCCGCGTACGCAGCGGCCAACGGCGCCGGCTACTGGGCCCTCGTCGTCCAGCAGCTGGTCCAGGGCGCCGTCGCGCTGGTGGCCGTCGGAGCGTTCGCCGGCTGGCTCCCCGGGCGCCCACGGCGCGGGGTCGAGATGGGCGGGTTCCTGCGTTTCGGCTGGTCGCTGGCGGGAACCCAGCTGATCAACTACGCCGCCAGCAACATCGACTCCGTGCTCATCGGCACCCGCCTGGGCGCCGACCAGCTCGGCTCCTACAACCGCGCCTGGCAGCTGCTGATGAACCCGCTGGTCCAGCTGCGTGGCCCCACCACGACCGTGGCGCTGCCGGTGCTGAGCCGGATCCGAGACAACCCGGCGCTGACCCAGCGGTTCGTGCAGCGCGGCCAGGTCGCGCTCGGTTACAGCCTCGGCGCCGGGCTCGGCCTGCTCGCGGGCGCCGCCGCCCCGGTCTGCGCGCTCTTCCTAGGCCCCGGCTGGGACGTCGCCGGTGTCTTCGCCCTGCTCGCCTGCGCGGGGCTGTTCCAGACGCTGGCCTACGTCGGCTACTGGGTCTACCTCGCCCACGGCCTGACCACCGAGCTGCGTCACTACACCCTGGTCGCCTCGGTCCTGAAGGTCGTCTGCGTGCTCGTCGGCGTGCGCTATGGGATCACCGGCGTCGCGGTCGGCTACGCGACCGCCCACCTGCTCGAGTGGCCGCTGTCGCTGTGGTGGATCTCCCGCCGCACCCGGCTCCGTGTCGGCCCGCTCTACCTCGGTGCCGCCCGCATCCTGCTCGTCGCGGGCGCCGTGGCCGGCGCGGCCTACGCCACCGCCCAGGCCCTGCACGCTCAGCACCCCGGGGTGACGGTGCCGGCCTGCGTGGTGGCCGGGGCCGCGGCGTACGCGCTGCTCCTTCTTGTCCCGCCGATCCGTCGCGACGTGATGTCGCTGGTGGTGACGGTGCGCGGGGCGCTCGGCGGGCGATTCAGCCGCGGGTGA
- a CDS encoding glycosyltransferase family 4 protein: protein MRLLVAHPSPDVYGSDLQLVETVRGLHQAGQRITVVVPERGPLIPLLEAAGASVEVMSFPVLRKAYLSPTGLVRLAAALMVFWVRAARLWRQVRPGRLLVNTVTIPWWIVVARAARVPVICHVHEAEDDQPKPVRLALTAPLLLATRVVANSRASRDVLVRTVKALARRTTVVYNGVPGPESVAAARARTPNGPLRLVLVGRLSPRKGTDVALEALAEVRRGGIDAHLRVCGSVFAGYEWFEQELRVRASDSDLAGSVEFLGYVDEPARELEQADVVLVPSRVEPFGNVAVEALLAERPLVASRVQGLAEIVTDGETGLLVTPGDAGDLAEAILRLAADPALAAELASAGRKDAEERFGTERYLDQIAAEVLG from the coding sequence ATGCGTTTGTTGGTCGCCCACCCGTCGCCGGACGTCTACGGTTCCGATCTTCAGCTGGTCGAGACGGTGCGCGGGCTGCACCAGGCGGGGCAGCGGATCACCGTGGTCGTCCCCGAGCGGGGACCCCTGATCCCGTTGCTCGAGGCTGCCGGTGCGAGCGTCGAGGTGATGTCGTTCCCGGTGCTGCGCAAGGCCTACCTCAGCCCGACGGGTCTGGTCCGGCTGGCCGCGGCGCTGATGGTGTTCTGGGTCCGCGCGGCACGGCTGTGGCGGCAGGTCCGCCCCGGCCGGCTGCTGGTCAACACCGTGACGATCCCGTGGTGGATCGTCGTCGCCCGTGCGGCCCGCGTCCCCGTGATCTGCCACGTGCACGAGGCCGAGGACGACCAGCCCAAGCCCGTACGCCTCGCCCTGACCGCTCCGCTGCTGCTGGCCACCCGGGTGGTGGCCAACTCGCGGGCATCGCGTGACGTTCTCGTGCGCACGGTGAAGGCGCTGGCGCGGCGTACGACCGTCGTTTACAACGGGGTGCCGGGGCCGGAGTCCGTCGCGGCGGCGCGTGCTCGGACCCCGAACGGCCCGTTGCGGCTGGTGCTGGTCGGACGGCTCTCGCCGCGCAAGGGGACCGACGTGGCCCTCGAAGCGCTCGCCGAGGTGCGCCGTGGCGGGATCGACGCGCATCTGCGGGTCTGCGGGTCGGTGTTCGCGGGCTACGAGTGGTTCGAGCAGGAGCTCCGCGTCCGCGCCTCCGACAGCGACCTCGCCGGCAGCGTCGAGTTCCTCGGCTACGTCGACGAGCCCGCCCGCGAGCTCGAACAGGCCGACGTGGTGCTGGTGCCCTCCCGGGTCGAGCCCTTCGGCAACGTCGCCGTCGAGGCGCTGCTCGCCGAGCGGCCGCTGGTCGCAAGCCGGGTGCAGGGTCTGGCCGAGATCGTGACCGACGGCGAGACCGGTCTCCTCGTGACCCCCGGCGACGCCGGCGACCTCGCCGAGGCGATCCTGCGGCTCGCCGCCGACCCCGCCTTGGCCGCCGAGCTGGCGTCCGCCGGACGCAAAGACGCCGAGGAGCGCTTCGGCACAGAGCGCTACCTAGACCAGATCGCCGCTGAGGTCCTCGGTTGA
- a CDS encoding right-handed parallel beta-helix repeat-containing protein, with the protein MTVPPGPPRTILLGISAVATVVALSSTYVLTRGQAEDTAPRTERNYANLPPDDFGGPVTLTPSPSSSESPSASSTSSVRPSADAAPKTRSSDPANRSGGRPSGQEPREGEPLGSPPPGAGSPGPRDTGVPPKKKLRVHRGDLVIRTPGQVVDSLEVRGRIRVEAPNVTIRNTLVIVPTESETAGISNNNGNGAGMLVSNVEVRAENAAPGVNGVVGHDFTLQSSEIHHVTDQVHITGSNVTVRDNWFHDNYHFESDPYQDGGASHDDSIQIIGGSNITIADNRFTGAYNAGVQITQSIGDVSDVTIRDNLLGGGGCTVNVAEKSRGPIRGVEIRDNRFLSDQRIDGCAIIHPSSTKISHSGNVWNDTGRPVTLTRG; encoded by the coding sequence TTGACTGTCCCGCCCGGCCCACCCCGGACAATCCTCCTCGGCATCTCCGCGGTCGCCACCGTGGTCGCGCTGTCCTCGACCTATGTGTTGACCAGGGGTCAGGCGGAGGACACCGCGCCGCGTACGGAGCGGAACTACGCCAACCTGCCGCCCGACGACTTCGGCGGACCGGTGACCCTGACCCCCTCGCCGTCCTCGTCGGAGTCTCCGTCCGCCTCCTCGACCAGCTCGGTCAGGCCCTCGGCCGACGCGGCCCCGAAGACACGGTCCTCGGACCCGGCGAACCGCTCCGGCGGCAGGCCTTCCGGGCAGGAGCCGCGCGAGGGTGAGCCGCTGGGTTCGCCTCCTCCGGGGGCGGGCTCGCCGGGGCCGCGCGATACCGGCGTACCTCCGAAGAAGAAGCTGCGCGTCCACCGCGGCGATCTGGTCATCAGGACTCCCGGACAGGTGGTCGACAGTCTCGAGGTGCGCGGCCGGATCCGGGTCGAGGCGCCGAACGTGACGATCCGCAACACCTTGGTGATCGTGCCCACGGAGTCGGAGACCGCCGGGATCTCCAACAACAACGGCAACGGCGCGGGGATGCTGGTCAGCAATGTCGAGGTGCGGGCCGAGAACGCCGCCCCGGGCGTCAACGGCGTGGTCGGCCACGACTTCACCCTGCAGAGCTCCGAGATCCACCACGTCACCGACCAGGTGCACATCACCGGCAGCAACGTGACCGTGCGGGACAACTGGTTTCACGACAACTACCACTTCGAGAGCGACCCGTACCAGGACGGTGGCGCCTCCCACGACGACTCGATCCAGATCATCGGCGGCAGCAACATCACCATCGCGGACAACCGCTTCACCGGCGCCTACAACGCCGGTGTGCAGATCACCCAGAGCATCGGCGACGTCAGCGACGTCACGATCCGCGACAACCTGCTCGGCGGGGGTGGCTGCACCGTCAACGTCGCCGAGAAGAGCCGTGGCCCGATCCGCGGCGTGGAGATCCGCGACAACCGGTTCCTCAGCGACCAGCGTATCGACGGCTGCGCGATCATCCACCCGTCCTCCACGAAGATCAGCCACTCCGGCAACGTCTGGAACGACACCGGCCGCCCGGTGACGCTCACCCGCGGCTGA